In Devosia sp. XK-2, one DNA window encodes the following:
- a CDS encoding SUF system Fe-S cluster assembly protein — MPEADIRIAPNMPTDLPEAEVERITTDLIGALKTVYDPEIPVDIYELGLIYRVDLDDNRNLTIDMTLTAPGCPVAGEMPGWVENAARGVEGIQDVTVNMVFDPPWDASRMSEEAQVALNWW, encoded by the coding sequence ATGCCCGAGGCCGACATCCGCATCGCGCCCAATATGCCGACCGATCTGCCCGAAGCCGAGGTGGAGCGCATCACCACCGATCTGATCGGCGCGCTCAAGACCGTTTATGACCCGGAAATTCCGGTCGACATCTACGAACTTGGGCTGATCTATCGCGTGGATCTCGATGACAATCGGAACCTGACCATCGATATGACCTTGACCGCGCCCGGTTGCCCGGTGGCGGGCGAAATGCCCGGCTGGGTCGAGAACGCCGCGCGCGGCGTGGAAGGCATTCAGGACGTGACCGTCAACATGGTCTTCGATCCGCCATGGGACGCCTCCCGCATGAGCGAGGAAGCTCAAGTTGCGTTGAACTGGTGGTAA
- the sufD gene encoding Fe-S cluster assembly protein SufD, which yields MRANFPVRLGPAEEALIAQLKAAGADATAERVTVVGLPTRRVESYHYTDLKTLLRAIPPAATPANEASAPALRIPGAYNLMIANGVVQNAATAPAGVIVGKAEGGVLTTRDDILVHINGALAKEALTLTLENSVDPVIQIERRIEGEAAHVADALKIFVADGASTTIVETFSGSDAAHVGNHATYLSLGKNAVVTHITLDLSARAVSHFATNEYQLADGAKLRTLVVHAGAGLARTHVFPRMAGAESHADLTGLNLVSDGQHADITMETQHAVPHTSSQPLFKSIVRGRAKAVVQGKLVVARDAQKTDAKFMHQGLMLSDEAEILSKPELEIYADDVVCGHGSTCGMIDEDSLFYLMSRGIPKAEAETMLVRGFIAELFDPIEDEELNEALQTIVDSWLMAGK from the coding sequence ATGCGCGCAAACTTTCCCGTTCGCCTCGGCCCCGCCGAGGAAGCTCTGATCGCCCAGCTCAAGGCCGCCGGCGCCGATGCTACCGCAGAACGCGTCACCGTGGTTGGCCTGCCGACCCGCCGCGTCGAGAGCTACCACTACACCGATCTCAAGACCCTGCTGCGGGCCATTCCGCCAGCGGCCACCCCGGCCAATGAAGCCAGTGCCCCTGCGTTGCGCATTCCTGGTGCCTACAATCTGATGATCGCCAATGGCGTCGTCCAGAACGCCGCGACGGCTCCGGCCGGTGTCATTGTCGGCAAGGCCGAAGGTGGCGTTCTGACCACCCGCGATGACATTCTCGTTCACATCAATGGCGCCCTGGCCAAGGAGGCGTTGACGCTGACGCTGGAAAACAGCGTCGACCCGGTCATCCAGATTGAGCGCCGCATCGAGGGCGAGGCCGCCCATGTTGCCGATGCCTTGAAGATTTTCGTGGCCGATGGCGCCAGCACCACCATTGTCGAGACCTTCTCGGGTTCTGACGCGGCCCATGTCGGCAATCACGCGACCTATCTCTCGCTCGGCAAGAACGCCGTGGTGACTCACATCACGCTCGATCTCAGCGCGCGGGCCGTGTCGCACTTCGCGACCAATGAGTATCAGCTCGCCGATGGCGCTAAGCTCCGCACTCTGGTGGTTCACGCCGGTGCAGGCCTTGCCCGCACCCATGTGTTCCCACGCATGGCCGGCGCCGAATCCCATGCCGACCTGACCGGGCTCAACCTGGTGTCCGATGGCCAGCACGCCGATATCACCATGGAAACCCAGCACGCGGTACCGCACACCTCCTCGCAGCCGCTGTTCAAGTCCATCGTGCGCGGCCGTGCCAAGGCCGTGGTTCAGGGCAAGCTTGTCGTCGCCCGCGACGCGCAGAAGACCGACGCAAAGTTCATGCATCAGGGTCTGATGCTCTCGGACGAGGCAGAAATCCTCTCCAAGCCCGAACTCGAAATCTATGCCGATGACGTCGTCTGCGGCCACGGCTCGACCTGCGGCATGATCGACGAAGACAGCCTGTTCTACCTGATGAGCCGTGGCATTCCCAAAGCCGAGGCCGAAACCATGCTGGTGCGCGGCTTCATTGCCGAGCTTTTTGATCCGATCGAGGACGAAGAGCTGAACGAAGCGCTGCAGACCATCGTCGATAGCTGGCTGATGGCGGGCAAGTAA
- the sufC gene encoding Fe-S cluster assembly ATPase SufC, with amino-acid sequence MTTPVLEIRNLHARIEEREILKGVNLIIPPGEVHAIMGRNGSGKSTLSYVLAGKEDYEVTEGEILLNGENILEMEPDERAAAGLFLAFQYPIEIPGVATMTFLKAALNAQRKARGEAELTTPDFMRAVKEAGAQLNIDNDMLKRPLNVGFSGGEKKRAEIMQMALLKPSLAVLDETDSGLDIDALQVVSKGVNALRDGQRSMLVITHYQRLLNHIVPDVVHVFSDGKIVESGDKDLALKLEAQGYASYGGEAA; translated from the coding sequence ATGACCACTCCCGTTCTTGAAATCCGCAATCTGCATGCTCGCATCGAGGAACGCGAAATCCTCAAGGGCGTGAACCTGATTATCCCTCCCGGCGAGGTCCATGCCATCATGGGCCGTAATGGCTCGGGCAAGTCGACGCTGAGCTACGTGCTCGCCGGCAAGGAAGATTATGAGGTCACCGAGGGCGAGATCCTGCTCAACGGCGAAAACATCCTGGAGATGGAGCCCGATGAACGCGCCGCTGCCGGCCTGTTCCTGGCTTTCCAATACCCGATCGAAATCCCGGGCGTTGCCACCATGACTTTCCTGAAGGCCGCGCTCAACGCCCAGCGCAAGGCCCGCGGCGAAGCCGAGCTGACGACGCCCGACTTCATGCGTGCCGTCAAGGAAGCCGGCGCCCAGCTCAACATTGACAACGATATGCTCAAGCGCCCGCTCAATGTTGGTTTCTCCGGCGGTGAGAAGAAGCGCGCCGAGATTATGCAGATGGCGCTGCTCAAGCCCTCTCTGGCCGTGCTCGACGAGACCGATTCCGGCCTCGATATCGATGCACTCCAGGTCGTGTCCAAGGGCGTTAACGCCCTGCGCGACGGCCAGCGCTCCATGCTGGTCATCACCCACTACCAGCGCCTGCTCAACCACATCGTTCCGGACGTGGTGCATGTCTTCTCTGACGGCAAGATCGTCGAAAGCGGCGACAAGGACCTCGCGCTCAAGCTCGAGGCCCAGGGCTATGCCAGCTACGGCGGAGAGGCTGCCTGA
- the sufB gene encoding Fe-S cluster assembly protein SufB, translating to MADYDIPTLKEEIDRETVEQVLALDVDKYKYGFETDIESDVAPAGLTEDTIRFISAKKDEPEWMLEWRLEAFRRWQTMDEPNWAKVHYPKIDFQAISYYAAPKSFKGPKSLDEVDPELLKTYEKLGIPLKEQAILAGVEGAGEPTGTPFSGNVAVDAVFDSVSVVTTFREELAKQGIIFCSISDAIREHPELVKQYLGSVVPVSDNYYATLNCAVFTDGSFVYIPKGVRCPMELSTYFRINEKKTGQFERTLIIADDDSYVSYLEGCTAPMRDEHQLHAAVVELVALDNAEIKYSTVQNWYPGDKEGKGGIYNFVTKRGDCRGVNSHISWTQVETGSAITWKYPSCILRGDGSRGEFYSIAISNGYQQVDSGTKMLHLGKNTSSRIISKGIAAGFSDNTYRGQVSAHAKAKNARNFTQCDSLLIGDKCGAHTVPYIESRNGTAVFEHEATTSKISDDQMFYCMQRGLSEEEAVALIVNGFVRDVLQHLPMEFMVETQKLISISLEGSVG from the coding sequence ATGGCGGATTACGATATTCCGACTCTTAAGGAAGAAATCGACCGGGAAACGGTCGAGCAGGTTCTGGCGCTCGACGTCGATAAGTACAAATACGGCTTTGAAACCGACATCGAATCCGACGTCGCTCCCGCGGGCCTCACCGAGGATACGATCCGCTTTATCTCGGCCAAGAAGGACGAGCCCGAATGGATGCTGGAATGGCGTCTTGAGGCTTTCCGCCGTTGGCAGACTATGGACGAACCCAATTGGGCCAAGGTCCACTATCCCAAGATCGACTTCCAGGCGATCAGCTATTACGCGGCGCCAAAGAGCTTCAAGGGCCCCAAGAGCCTCGACGAAGTCGACCCCGAACTGCTCAAGACTTATGAGAAGCTCGGCATTCCCCTCAAGGAGCAGGCCATTCTCGCCGGCGTCGAGGGCGCAGGCGAACCGACCGGCACGCCGTTCTCTGGCAATGTCGCGGTCGACGCTGTCTTTGACTCGGTGTCCGTGGTCACCACATTCCGCGAGGAACTGGCCAAGCAGGGCATCATCTTCTGCTCGATTTCCGACGCGATCCGCGAGCACCCTGAACTGGTCAAGCAGTATCTGGGTTCGGTCGTCCCGGTGTCCGACAACTACTATGCCACGCTCAATTGCGCCGTCTTCACCGACGGGTCATTCGTCTATATCCCCAAGGGCGTCCGCTGCCCCATGGAGCTGTCGACCTACTTCCGCATCAATGAGAAGAAGACCGGCCAGTTTGAGCGCACGCTGATCATCGCCGATGACGACAGCTACGTCTCCTACCTGGAGGGCTGCACCGCGCCGATGCGCGACGAGCACCAGTTGCACGCTGCCGTGGTGGAGCTGGTCGCCCTCGACAATGCCGAGATCAAATATTCCACCGTCCAGAACTGGTATCCGGGCGACAAGGAAGGCAAGGGCGGCATCTACAATTTCGTTACGAAGCGGGGCGACTGCCGTGGTGTGAACTCGCACATCTCCTGGACCCAGGTCGAAACCGGTTCGGCCATCACCTGGAAATATCCCAGCTGCATTCTGCGCGGCGACGGTTCGCGCGGCGAGTTCTATTCCATCGCCATTTCCAATGGCTATCAGCAGGTCGATAGCGGCACCAAGATGCTGCATCTGGGCAAGAACACGTCCAGCCGCATCATTTCCAAGGGCATTGCTGCAGGCTTCTCGGACAACACCTATCGCGGCCAGGTCTCGGCCCATGCCAAGGCCAAGAATGCCCGCAACTTCACCCAGTGCGACTCGCTGCTGATCGGCGACAAATGCGGCGCCCACACGGTTCCCTATATCGAGAGCCGCAATGGTACTGCCGTCTTCGAGCACGAAGCGACCACGTCCAAGATTTCCGACGACCAGATGTTCTACTGCATGCAGCGCGGCCTTTCCGAAGAAGAAGCCGTGGCGCTGATCGTCAATGGCTTCGTCCGCGACGTGCTGCAGCACCTGCCGATGGAATTCATGGTCGAAACCCAGAAGCTGATCTCGATCAGCCTCGAAGGTTCGGTCGGCTAG
- a CDS encoding cysteine desulfurase, which translates to MTFDLENIRADFPILGEQIHGHRLVYLDSGASAQKPVQVLDRMDHAFRHEYANVHRGLHTLANRATEGYEAGRESVRRFLNASRVEEIIFTRSATEAINLVASSFVGPRIAEGDEIVTTIMEHHSNIVPWHFHRERKGAVIKWVDVDDDGSLDMDAFEAALTDRTRIVAVTHMSNVLGTVNPIKRIIEIAHARGIPVLVDGSQGAVHTSVDVQDLDADFYVMTGHKLYGPTGIGVLYGKYDLLAEMQPYQGGGEMIDTVTLDGVSYNEPPHRFEAGTPPIVQAMGLGAALDYMQAIGRDAIMTHERAVADYALERLSRVNSLRLIGTAPGKGGIFSFEIAGTHAHDVATILDRYGIAVRAGTHCAQPLLARFGTTSTCRASFALYNGKDDVDTLVDGIERARKFFA; encoded by the coding sequence ATGACCTTCGATCTCGAAAATATCCGCGCTGACTTCCCGATACTCGGCGAACAGATCCATGGCCACCGCCTGGTCTATCTCGACTCCGGTGCCTCGGCGCAGAAACCGGTTCAGGTGCTGGACCGTATGGACCATGCCTTCCGGCACGAATATGCCAACGTGCATCGTGGATTGCACACTCTGGCCAATCGCGCGACCGAAGGCTATGAGGCCGGCCGCGAAAGCGTCCGCCGTTTTCTCAATGCCAGCCGGGTTGAAGAGATCATCTTCACCCGCTCGGCCACCGAGGCCATCAATCTGGTCGCGTCCTCGTTCGTTGGTCCTCGCATCGCTGAGGGCGACGAGATCGTCACCACCATCATGGAGCATCATTCCAATATTGTGCCCTGGCATTTCCATCGCGAACGCAAGGGTGCGGTCATAAAATGGGTCGATGTCGATGATGACGGTTCGCTCGATATGGATGCCTTCGAGGCCGCGCTGACCGATCGCACCCGTATTGTGGCGGTTACCCATATGTCCAACGTCTTGGGCACGGTGAACCCGATCAAGCGCATCATCGAAATTGCCCATGCCCGCGGCATTCCGGTGCTTGTCGATGGCTCGCAGGGTGCCGTTCACACCAGCGTCGACGTGCAGGACCTGGACGCCGACTTCTATGTGATGACCGGGCACAAGCTTTATGGCCCCACCGGCATCGGCGTTCTTTACGGCAAATATGATCTGCTCGCCGAAATGCAGCCCTATCAGGGCGGCGGCGAGATGATCGATACCGTCACCCTCGATGGTGTGAGCTATAACGAACCGCCGCATCGTTTTGAGGCGGGCACACCACCCATTGTCCAGGCCATGGGGCTGGGTGCGGCGCTCGATTACATGCAGGCCATCGGCCGCGACGCCATTATGACTCATGAGCGCGCGGTCGCCGATTATGCGCTGGAGCGTCTCTCGCGCGTCAATTCGCTCCGCCTGATTGGCACGGCGCCGGGCAAGGGTGGCATTTTCTCCTTCGAGATTGCCGGCACCCACGCCCATGACGTGGCGACCATCCTTGATCGCTATGGTATTGCCGTCCGCGCCGGAACGCATTGCGCCCAACCGCTTCTGGCCCGTTTCGGCACGACCTCTACATGTCGCGCTTCCTTCGCCCTATATAACGGCAAGGATGACGTAGACACGCTGGTGGACGGCATTGAACGCGCTCGGAAATTTTTCGCCTGA
- a CDS encoding iron-sulfur cluster assembly accessory protein: MPFQIMSLTDAAAERITEIIEDSDKPVIGLRVGIKNAGCAGVSYTMDYVEAPIAGDDHVQDKGVDVWVDPKATMYLLGTVMDFEAGKMGSSFTFNNPNQTGACGCGESVTLAPADLKALAEARAGA; encoded by the coding sequence ATGCCCTTTCAGATCATGTCGCTGACCGATGCCGCCGCCGAGCGGATCACCGAAATCATCGAGGATTCTGACAAGCCGGTCATTGGCTTGCGCGTCGGCATAAAGAACGCCGGCTGCGCTGGCGTGTCCTACACCATGGACTACGTCGAAGCCCCAATTGCCGGCGATGACCACGTGCAGGACAAGGGCGTCGATGTCTGGGTCGACCCAAAGGCGACCATGTACCTGCTCGGAACGGTTATGGATTTCGAAGCGGGAAAGATGGGCTCCAGCTTCACCTTCAACAATCCCAACCAGACCGGGGCCTGCGGTTGCGGCGAAAGCGTCACTCTGGCGCCCGCCGATCTCAAGGCACTCGCAGAGGCCAGGGCAGGGGCCTGA